One window of the Misgurnus anguillicaudatus chromosome 8, ASM2758022v2, whole genome shotgun sequence genome contains the following:
- the LOC141349129 gene encoding caspase-8-like isoform X2: MDLQMLLEIDEDLEKGEVAQLKFLCTDLVQKKRLETVTDFKDLSQRLDELRLLDDGLLVPELLIKIRCFDMLKILNTSKEQVERYLAHDDYKRVSPYRKMLFQLSEDMTEENLRIVMFLSDLPKAKLETCTSFLDIIIEMEKQQKLGEENLDELKDILDKCDKQLADRIEKFRNMQRDREQGVRPPLKELYNHEHFIPNYPDYMGTDMSGLRRASFGLATDSHIEKQTITYDEKDYYTISHRPVGHCLIINNYDFEMSKIQKLGNRKGTHTDAESLERVFKKMHFEITVKGDLTASEMLEVVKEFAEKDHSQMDIFVCCVLSHGEKGAVFGVDGELVEIYELMQHPAKCRSLANKPKLFFIQANQVGQRAMWMEQEEGTYEEDAQKVAYNSIHIEADLLIGMATVEGYQSYRHTTDGSIYIQELCRQLEDLCPKNEDILSILTKVNSEVSNRTLKGYKQMPEPRYTLRKKLILPMD, encoded by the exons ATGGATCTTCAGATGCTTCTTGAGATTGATGAGGACCTGGAGAAAGGTGAAGTGGCTCAGCTTAAGTTTCTCTGCACTGACCTAGTTCAGAAGAAGCGTTTGGAGACAGTGACTGATTTCAAAGATCTCTCTCAAAGACTTGATGAACTGAGACTGCTTGATGATGGGCTGCTCGTCCCTGAGCTTCTCATCAAAATACGATGCTTTGACATGCTAAAGATCCTAAACACGTCCAAAGAGCAGGTGGAGCGTTATCTGGCACATGATGACTATAAGCGTGTCTCACCGTACAG AAAGATGCTTTTTCAATTGTCTGAGGACATGACTGAAGAAAACCTTCGAATTGTGATGTTTCTTTCGGATCTTCCAAAAGCAAAACTTGAAACATGTACT TCATTTCTAGACATTATTATTGAGATGGAAAAGCAACAGAAGCTTGGAGAAGAAAACCTGGATGAACTGAAAGATATTCTGGATAAATGTGACAAACAGCTGGCTGACAGAATAGAGAAGTTCAGGAACATGCAAAGAGACCGGGAACAAG GGGTCAGACCTCCTCTAAAGGAATTATATAATCATGAACACTTTATACCCAACTATCCTGAC TATATGGGGACAGATATGAGTGGAC TAAGGAGAGCCTCTTTTGGTCTTGCGACTGATtcacatattgagaaacagacaATCACATATGATGAG AAGGACTACTATACCATCAGCCATAGACCTGTAGGACACTGTTTAATCATCAACAATTACGACTTCGAAATGTCCAAAATTCAAAAATTAGGCAACCGAAAAGGCACACATACAGACGCAG AATCACTTGAGAgagtgtttaagaaaatgcattttgagATTACTGTGAAAGGTGATCTCACAGCCTCAGAGATGCTCGAAGTGGTGAAGGAGTTTGCAGAAAAGGATCACTCTCAAATGGACATTTTCGTGTGCTGTGTCCTCTCCCACGGAGAGAAAGGCGCTGTCTTTGGTGTAGATGGCGAGCTGGTTGAAATCTATGAGCTTATGCAGCACCCAGCTAAATGCCGCTCACTGGCTAACAAGCCTAAGCTTTTCTTCATTCAAGCCAACCAAGTGGGCCAGAGAGCCATGTGGATGGAGCAAGAAGAAGGAACATATGAAGAGGATGCTCAAAAGGTTGCGTACAACAGTATCCATATAGAAGCTGATTTGTTAATTGGAATGGCCACAGTAGAGGGTTACCAATCTTACCGTCACACCACAGATGGATCCATTTACATCCAGGAGCTTTGTAGACAACTGGAGGATCTCTGTCCCAA AAATGAGGATATCTTGTCCATTCTGACGAAGGTGAACTCTGAAGTGAGCAACAGGACGTTGAAAGGCTACAAGCAGATGCCCGAACCTCGATATACCCTCAGAAAGAAACTTATCCTTCCCATGGACTGA
- the LOC141349129 gene encoding caspase-8-like isoform X1, with translation MDLQMLLEIDEDLEKGEVAQLKFLCTDLVQKKRLETVTDFKDLSQRLDELRLLDDGLLVPELLIKIRCFDMLKILNTSKEQVERYLAHDDYKRVSPYRKMLFQLSEDMTEENLRIVMFLSDLPKAKLETCTSFLDIIIEMEKQQKLGEENLDELKDILDKCDKQLADRIEKFRNMQRDREQVGVRPPLKELYNHEHFIPNYPDYMGTDMSGLRRASFGLATDSHIEKQTITYDEKDYYTISHRPVGHCLIINNYDFEMSKIQKLGNRKGTHTDAESLERVFKKMHFEITVKGDLTASEMLEVVKEFAEKDHSQMDIFVCCVLSHGEKGAVFGVDGELVEIYELMQHPAKCRSLANKPKLFFIQANQVGQRAMWMEQEEGTYEEDAQKVAYNSIHIEADLLIGMATVEGYQSYRHTTDGSIYIQELCRQLEDLCPKNEDILSILTKVNSEVSNRTLKGYKQMPEPRYTLRKKLILPMD, from the exons ATGGATCTTCAGATGCTTCTTGAGATTGATGAGGACCTGGAGAAAGGTGAAGTGGCTCAGCTTAAGTTTCTCTGCACTGACCTAGTTCAGAAGAAGCGTTTGGAGACAGTGACTGATTTCAAAGATCTCTCTCAAAGACTTGATGAACTGAGACTGCTTGATGATGGGCTGCTCGTCCCTGAGCTTCTCATCAAAATACGATGCTTTGACATGCTAAAGATCCTAAACACGTCCAAAGAGCAGGTGGAGCGTTATCTGGCACATGATGACTATAAGCGTGTCTCACCGTACAG AAAGATGCTTTTTCAATTGTCTGAGGACATGACTGAAGAAAACCTTCGAATTGTGATGTTTCTTTCGGATCTTCCAAAAGCAAAACTTGAAACATGTACT TCATTTCTAGACATTATTATTGAGATGGAAAAGCAACAGAAGCTTGGAGAAGAAAACCTGGATGAACTGAAAGATATTCTGGATAAATGTGACAAACAGCTGGCTGACAGAATAGAGAAGTTCAGGAACATGCAAAGAGACCGGGAACAAG TAGGGGTCAGACCTCCTCTAAAGGAATTATATAATCATGAACACTTTATACCCAACTATCCTGAC TATATGGGGACAGATATGAGTGGAC TAAGGAGAGCCTCTTTTGGTCTTGCGACTGATtcacatattgagaaacagacaATCACATATGATGAG AAGGACTACTATACCATCAGCCATAGACCTGTAGGACACTGTTTAATCATCAACAATTACGACTTCGAAATGTCCAAAATTCAAAAATTAGGCAACCGAAAAGGCACACATACAGACGCAG AATCACTTGAGAgagtgtttaagaaaatgcattttgagATTACTGTGAAAGGTGATCTCACAGCCTCAGAGATGCTCGAAGTGGTGAAGGAGTTTGCAGAAAAGGATCACTCTCAAATGGACATTTTCGTGTGCTGTGTCCTCTCCCACGGAGAGAAAGGCGCTGTCTTTGGTGTAGATGGCGAGCTGGTTGAAATCTATGAGCTTATGCAGCACCCAGCTAAATGCCGCTCACTGGCTAACAAGCCTAAGCTTTTCTTCATTCAAGCCAACCAAGTGGGCCAGAGAGCCATGTGGATGGAGCAAGAAGAAGGAACATATGAAGAGGATGCTCAAAAGGTTGCGTACAACAGTATCCATATAGAAGCTGATTTGTTAATTGGAATGGCCACAGTAGAGGGTTACCAATCTTACCGTCACACCACAGATGGATCCATTTACATCCAGGAGCTTTGTAGACAACTGGAGGATCTCTGTCCCAA AAATGAGGATATCTTGTCCATTCTGACGAAGGTGAACTCTGAAGTGAGCAACAGGACGTTGAAAGGCTACAAGCAGATGCCCGAACCTCGATATACCCTCAGAAAGAAACTTATCCTTCCCATGGACTGA
- the LOC141349129 gene encoding caspase-8-like isoform X3: MDLQMLLEIDEDLEKGEVAQLKFLCTDLVQKKRLETVTDFKDLSQRLDELRLLDDGLLVPELLIKIRCFDMLKILNTSKEQVERYLAHDDYKRVSPYRKMLFQLSEDMTEENLRIVMFLSDLPKAKLETCTSFLDIIIEMEKQQKLGEENLDELKDILDKCDKQLADRIEKFRNMQRDREQALSCPVGVRPPLKELYNHEHFIPNYPDYMGTDMSGLRRASFGLATDSHIEKQTITYDEKDYYTISHRPVGHCLIINNYDFEMSKIQKLGNRKGTHTDAESLERVFKKMHFEITVKGDLTASEMLEVVKEFAEKDHSQMDIFVCCVLSHGEKGAVFGVDGELVEIYELMQHPAKCRSLANKPKLFFIQANQVGQRAMWMEQEEGTYEEDAQKVAYNSIHIEADLLIGMATVEGYQSYRHTTDGSIYIQELCRQLEDLCPKNEDILSILTKVNSEVSNRTLKGYKQMPEPRYTLRKKLILPMD; the protein is encoded by the exons ATGGATCTTCAGATGCTTCTTGAGATTGATGAGGACCTGGAGAAAGGTGAAGTGGCTCAGCTTAAGTTTCTCTGCACTGACCTAGTTCAGAAGAAGCGTTTGGAGACAGTGACTGATTTCAAAGATCTCTCTCAAAGACTTGATGAACTGAGACTGCTTGATGATGGGCTGCTCGTCCCTGAGCTTCTCATCAAAATACGATGCTTTGACATGCTAAAGATCCTAAACACGTCCAAAGAGCAGGTGGAGCGTTATCTGGCACATGATGACTATAAGCGTGTCTCACCGTACAG AAAGATGCTTTTTCAATTGTCTGAGGACATGACTGAAGAAAACCTTCGAATTGTGATGTTTCTTTCGGATCTTCCAAAAGCAAAACTTGAAACATGTACT TCATTTCTAGACATTATTATTGAGATGGAAAAGCAACAGAAGCTTGGAGAAGAAAACCTGGATGAACTGAAAGATATTCTGGATAAATGTGACAAACAGCTGGCTGACAGAATAGAGAAGTTCAGGAACATGCAAAGAGACCGGGAACAAG CTTTGTCTTGTCCAGTAGGGGTCAGACCTCCTCTAAAGGAATTATATAATCATGAACACTTTATACCCAACTATCCTGAC TATATGGGGACAGATATGAGTGGAC TAAGGAGAGCCTCTTTTGGTCTTGCGACTGATtcacatattgagaaacagacaATCACATATGATGAG AAGGACTACTATACCATCAGCCATAGACCTGTAGGACACTGTTTAATCATCAACAATTACGACTTCGAAATGTCCAAAATTCAAAAATTAGGCAACCGAAAAGGCACACATACAGACGCAG AATCACTTGAGAgagtgtttaagaaaatgcattttgagATTACTGTGAAAGGTGATCTCACAGCCTCAGAGATGCTCGAAGTGGTGAAGGAGTTTGCAGAAAAGGATCACTCTCAAATGGACATTTTCGTGTGCTGTGTCCTCTCCCACGGAGAGAAAGGCGCTGTCTTTGGTGTAGATGGCGAGCTGGTTGAAATCTATGAGCTTATGCAGCACCCAGCTAAATGCCGCTCACTGGCTAACAAGCCTAAGCTTTTCTTCATTCAAGCCAACCAAGTGGGCCAGAGAGCCATGTGGATGGAGCAAGAAGAAGGAACATATGAAGAGGATGCTCAAAAGGTTGCGTACAACAGTATCCATATAGAAGCTGATTTGTTAATTGGAATGGCCACAGTAGAGGGTTACCAATCTTACCGTCACACCACAGATGGATCCATTTACATCCAGGAGCTTTGTAGACAACTGGAGGATCTCTGTCCCAA AAATGAGGATATCTTGTCCATTCTGACGAAGGTGAACTCTGAAGTGAGCAACAGGACGTTGAAAGGCTACAAGCAGATGCCCGAACCTCGATATACCCTCAGAAAGAAACTTATCCTTCCCATGGACTGA